The Salminus brasiliensis chromosome 8, fSalBra1.hap2, whole genome shotgun sequence genome has a window encoding:
- the cxcr1 gene encoding C-X-C chemokine receptor type 1: MTDLNASLQLVNFDEFYEEEFNYTDFPNITFELDQNTVPCQPIPISEAINIAVCVFYIVVFLLAIPGNLIVGLVIGSNRQSLSPSEVYLFHLMVADTLLALILPFSATSLIRGWLFGDLLCKLVSLVKEANFYTSILFLVCISMDRYMVIVRAMEARKTQRRLCSWAVCGVVWVLGLLLSLPALYNEAFTRKASEPQLCAERYELDTADEWRLATRIMRHLLGFLLPLAFMLTCYSVTIARLLRTRGFRRQKAMRVIVAVVVAFLFCWTPFHVATIVDTLLRAKLVESDCYKRGVVDVAMFATQSLGLLHCCVNPVLYAFVGEKFRRRFTQMLYKSGLRERTSVSRSTRSTSQSSEPTSNFL, from the exons ATGACCG ATCTGAACGCCTCCCTCCAGTTGGTGAACTTTGATGAGTTTTATGAAGAAGAATTCAACTACACGGACTTCCCCAACATCACATTCGAGCTTGACCAGAACACCGTCCCGTGCCAGCCAATCCCCATATCAGAGGCCATTAACATCGCGGTGTGTGTCTTCTACATTGTCGTCTTCCTGCTGGCTATCCCTGGAAACCTGATCGTGGGTCTTGTGATCGGCTCAAACCggcagtctctctctccgtctgaGGTTTACCTTTTCCACCTGATGGTGGCGGACACGCTGCTGGCCCTGATATTGCCCTTCTCTGCTACTTCGTTGATACGTGGATGGCTATTCGGAGACCTACTTTGCAAGCTGGTCAGCCTGGTGAAGGAAGCCAACTTCTACACCAGCATACTCTTCTTGGTCTGCATTAGCATGGACCGCTACATGGTCATTGTCCGGGCGATGGAGGCCCGGAAGACCCAGAGAAGGCTGTGCAGCTGGGCTGTATGCGGGGTGGTTTGGGTTTTGGGCCTCTTGCTGTCTCTACCTGCCCTCTACAATGAAGCCTTCACCCGTAAAGCGTCTGAGCCGCAGCTGTGCGCAGAGCGCTACGAGCTGGACACTGCGGACGAATGGCGGCTGGCCACTCGCATCATGCGGCACCTGCTAGGCTTCCTGCTGCCGCTCGCCTTCATGTTAACCTGCTACAGTGTCACCATAGCCAGGCTGCTGCGCACCAGAGGCTTCCGGCGCCAGAAGGCCATGAGGGTCATCGTGGCGGTGGTGGTGGCCTTCCTCTTCTGCTGGACACCCTTTCACGTGGCCACCATAGTCGACACTCTGCTGAGGGCCAAGCTGGTGGAGAGCGACTGCTATAAACGGGGCGTGGTGGACGTGGCCATGTTCGCCACGCAGAGCCTGGGCCTGCTGCACTGCTGCGTCAACCCAGTGCTGTACGCCTTCGTGGGAGAGAAGTTCAGGAGGAGGTTCACTCAGATGCTCTATAAGAGCGGACTGCGGGAGAGGACCTCTGTTTCGAGGTCCACCAGGTCCACCTCGCAGTCCTCAGAGCCCACCTCCAACTTTCTTTGA